A portion of the Perognathus longimembris pacificus isolate PPM17 chromosome 20, ASM2315922v1, whole genome shotgun sequence genome contains these proteins:
- the C1ql2 gene encoding complement C1q-like protein 2, translated as MALGLLIAVPLLLQAAPPGAAHYEMMGTCRMICDPYNAAPGGGPAGAKAPPPGPSTAALEVMQDLSANPPPPFIQGPKGDPGRPGKPGPRGPPGEPGPPGPRGPPGEKGDSGRPGLPGLQLTTSAAGGVGVVGGGAGGGGDPEGEVTSALSAAFSGPKIAFYVGLKSPHEGYEVLKFDDVVTNLGNHYDPTTGKFSCQVRGIYFFTYHILMRGGDGTSMWADLCKNGQVRASAIAQDADQNYDYASNSVVLHLDSGDEVYVKLDGGKAHGGNNNKYSTFSGFLLYPD; from the exons ATGGCACTTGGGCTGCTCATCGCGGTGCCCCTGCTGCTGCAGGCGGCGCCCCCCGGCGCGGCGCACTACGAGATGATGGGCACCTGCCGCATGATCTGCGACCCGTACAACGCCGCGCCCGGAGGGGGCCCCGCGGGCGCCAAGGCGCCGCCGCCCGGACCCAGCACCGCTGCCCTGGAAGTCATGCAGGACCTCAGCGCCAACCCTCCGCCCCCCTTTATCCAGGGACCCAAGGGCGACCCAGGGCGACCTGGCAAACCAGGGCCCCGGGGTCCCCCTGGAGAACCGGGTCCGCCTGGGCCCAGAGGTCCCCCAGGGGAGAAGGGCGACTCGGGGAGGCCCGGGCTGCCCGGGCTGCAGCTGACAACGAGCGCGGCCGGTGGCGTCGGGGTGGTGGGCGGTGGAGCCGGGGGCGGCGGCGACCCGGAGGGCGAAGTGACCAGCGCTCTGAGCGCCGCCTTCAGTGGCCCCAAGATCGCTTTCTACGTCGGACTCAAGAGCCCCCACGAAGGCTATGAGGTGCTCAAGTTCGACGATGTGGTCACAAATCTGGGTAATCACTATGACCCCACCACGGGCAAGTTCAGCTGCCAGGTGCGCGGGATCTACTTCTTCACTTACCATATCCTCATGCGCGGCGGCGACGGCACCAGCATGTGGGCAGACCTCTGCAAGAATGGACAG GTCCGAGCCAGCGCCATCGCTCAGGACGCAGACCAGAACTACGACTACGCCAGCAACAGCGTGGTGTTGCACCTGGATTCAGGGGACGAGGTGTACGTGAAGCTGGACGGCGGGAAGGCGCACGGTGGCAATAACAACAAGTACAGCACGTTTTCGGGCTTTCTTCTGTACCCGGATTAG